A stretch of DNA from Oryza brachyantha chromosome 9, ObraRS2, whole genome shotgun sequence:
TTGCTAAACTTTAGGAGACAGTTTGAGTTTTCTTTGATAAGTATGGTTATTTCTTCTGCACTATAATGGATAGAATCAATAGAAGAGCTTAGGTTCTGCTGGAAATAAACTGTTATAACATGCATAGAGGTTTTGTGGAGCATTTCAATCATTTGTAATGCAGAATAACTGTgctgattaattaggattcTGGTGCAAATTTTGATTCCTGCTGATTATAACCTGGCTATTTGATTATATAGTGACATTTGTGGTATACCTTGTTTTCTTTACAGATTGAGTTCGAGTGCAGGCCCTTGGTGGTTTTTGCACCAGAAAGAACCAACATACAAGTTAGTGAAAATATATTCTTGGTTGAAATGTTTTCATGGATTTGTTTAATAATAAGTAATTCATCATTtgctactattttttatactgTATAAGAATTGAACTATATGTGAAAAGCtgttgatttatttaaatttgaactgaCCACATATGGCTctattttagtgtaaattgaGTCTCATGTTAGTGTCATGTTTCCATATGGGACATGTGATATCATTTGCTGTTCAAAATTAAGGTATATCTTTCTCATTATTACCCCAGAAAAAAATCActgagaaaaaagaatatacacctaattgaataaatataataatttttcaacCTATCACAGATTACACTTAGCATATTCTGTAGTACTTTAGTGTTACAAATTAGTATTTTAAGGAGATAGAGACAACCTTTAGCCTGAATAAGGTTCTTTGGCTTGTAATTTTACCACATTGGCTAGTGGCATCTAGTTGTCAAGCATGTCGATATCTTTTGCTAATATCCGTAAACTGCTCTATACAGATTACACTCAAGTACATGTTGATGTCGGGCTGCAGGAGCTAAATAGAAAGATAGACAGAGAATGGAACTGATGAAAGGTGCATTGTATTCAACAGGCCAgttcaatatattttgtttctaacaTTGTATTTACTTGTGCAAATATTTTGGACCGTAAGTATATCTACAATATATAATTGAAGCTCAAGCGTACATTCGCATAGGTTGAGAACTCTTTCagaaagtaaaattttgtacataaCATGGTAGAATCTATTTTGTGTTATGATAACaacaaatttgaaatataGAATCTTCCTAAACTAATCAGTTGGAACCTCGAGGCAGTAATTCTTGTCTTATCTTCTTTTCCTATGAATATGCTTGTAGGAAAGATGCTACAGTCTTCAGTAAAGATCTGCATAATCAGCAGGTCCATATGGCTGGAACCATTCAGCCAGGATTCCTTTCTTCCTTTTAGGGTCACATCCAATGTCTTGGcacaataaatcattaaaccaAATGTTAATGGTGCTTATACAGGACCTGCGAAAATACTTTCCATTGTAAAGGTCCTTGTACTTTGCCCACTCTAGCACGCTCTCTTCCATACATCTTATGCTTGGTAATTTGAAGCGACCAGCTAGTAAATGCGCTACCCAATTGGCCATTCTTTCGAAGGCATATATGTTGGTAAGGCTCTCAGAGTATCCAACAATTGCTAGCTGAGGAATCCGAGGATGGATGCATTCTCTGCAAATTTCAATTGTCTTGTTAAATGTGAAATGAGCATACATATGTTAACTAGTGAACACTAACACTTAAACTTGATATAGCAAGTTTATTAAGTTTTCATCATCCCAAATTATGGTAACAGCTGgcttatttttatcaaaaccCATGCTAATGATAGTATGATACCTATTACGCTGGTCTAGATTGTAAAAGATGGTTAATAGGgatttcttaaaataaaagCAATGAATAGATGGTGTTGATATCTATACTATACAAAGATGCATATATGAAATCATGCTATAATGCAAATGTATCTTTATCGTTTCTCATTGTTTTCATGCATAATAGCAATGCACTAATTTTGCCGAGATAATGTTATCCCTTGGCCCTGTCTATTCACTTTATTGTTCTTGAAGTATGAAATCAACCAAAGAAATGTCCAGCTTGTACCTGTATAGAGGAACTTCTGTATCTGATGACCCTGCCACTATATTTTTACACCAATTTGCTGTGAAGATGTCTCTAAGTTTCTGATCACCTTTAAATCCTGTTGCTAGAATTATAATATCACTCTTTATGTGTTCATTTCCATCTTCCAGGATGATTCCGTCATTAGAGAAGCTGAACCTCTTGGATTTCTTGAGAATAATGCTTCCTTCGTCAACCTTGTCATAAAACCTCTCTGGTAGCATTGCAATCAAGCAAGACGACATGGCAAAGGAGAAGCTGTAGTCAGGAACCATCCCATGCTTTTGTAAAGGAATGCTTCGCTTGAAGTAAGCTTCAATTACTTTTGAGATCGTCCATCTCTGAAATAACAGATGGAAAGAAACACTTTCAGATTTTGTGGATGCTCAAGCTAATTATTATCCGAATGAAAGTTGCAACAGTTTTGAAACTCTATTTAAATTGAAGTGCTAATGTACCAAAGGGGAGAGGGCAGTGGCCAAAACATAATAAAGAAATCCTTCACCAGGTTTATGAACCAGTAGCTGTGAAATGCGGTTAAGATAGAAGTAACTGAGGTCAACTCCCCATATACTAGATTTGTGGACCAACCAGTGCCTTGTTCTATATATCATGGTGCATGGGTGGGTTGCACCTACATTTGGAACATAACTGTTAGGCATATAGTCTTTAGACTGATTTGCTAGTTAGTgaggagttgattttgttggACGCACCATTCACCTTGGCGACCTCTGCAGCAATGTCAAATGCAGATTTTCCAGAGCCTACTATAGTCACATTCTTACCTTTGATAAATTCGGCGGCATTATCCATGTATGAGTAGTCTATTGAGTGCAAGATTTTCCCTTTGAATGACTCAAGGCCATTGTTTGCCGGAAATTCTGGGATATTCGGGCTCCCACTATGCCTTCCAATGCACACGATTAGAAAATCCACTTGAAAAACCTGTCACAGGAGACAAGACAAGTAAAAAATTGCAGTATGGACTACAATTTAATGTGGGTTAAAGCAATAAATTCATTATATTGTTCAAAGCAGGTTTACTGACTTGAGATTCTTCTTGTTCAGGATGAGGATGTTGTTTTCTAGTTTAATTGTCGCTAGACAGTTTCTATCTCACCTGATACTCCATTCCTATGCACAATTGCAAGTTCATAAATATCCAAGGGAATGCACATACCTCAACGTGACCAATTTTCAAGTCCTTCACTGTGAGGCGCCAAACCCCATCCTTGCCAGTTCCAAATGCTTCACCATTGCCAGACCAGTGCTCCCACTTCATGATTTCTTCCTCAGTTTGACCAAGGTATTCAACTCCAAGCACCTGGCTATTGAACCTGATGCACTTGAGGAGATCAAACTTGGATGCATATGACCTCAGGTACTCCATGACCTTCCTATGGCCTGGGTACTTCTCTGTCACACTTGCTGGCCATGCCAGGTCTGAGAACCTGAATGCTGTGGTTGGTGCCTGGAGCCTTGTTGACTCCAAGGTGTGTGCCCAGACTCCTCCAATGGTGTCATCAGCTTCGAATACCACTGGGTTGAACCCCTTGTCGAGTGTGTGTTTGCATGCTGCTAAGCCGCTCACACCGGCGCCGATGATGCCAACCTTCCTTCTCTCCATTCTCTTGGTCTTCCTCCAGGTTCCTGGGAGGAGGAACAAACGAAGAAGATGGAGGAACAAACGAAGAAGATGAGGTAGATGTTGTATGAAGTTGTCGTTTGATTCTTTGGATAAGTTAAATTACATATAGTTTTTTGGAGTTGCTGGATAAGTtaaattagatatttttttttggagttgGTGGATCTTTTAGGGAATTGGATGGAGCCAAATAGCCACCACTTGCTTGGCATCTTCACTGTTTGCTGCTTCTAGCCCTGTCAGCCGCTGGCATTTTGCCCTGTTGATTTTTGTGTGGGTGTATGTGTTCAGTGGGAGGCTGGGAGTGATCCTTCTACAAATTGGTGATGATGGATGAGTTTTGAGTACTTAATGATGTCAGGTCTCTTTCAAATTTGGGCAAATATCAATATGGCATCTCAATGGGCTAGAATCTGAATTTGTACACAAATATCAAGAGGTCTAAAGCAGCAAGCCGAAGTATCCACCATAGTAGGCCCAATATGCTGCTCAAATTAGCCCATTCCAGCAGAAAGGCCCACTTAGAAATGCTCTTAACGAGATAGAGAGATCGCGGTGCCTGTGATGTACTGATGTGGCTCACCACCAAGTGGTCCAAGTCAATGGACTCGTGGTCACGTTGGCTCACAAGTCAACTGTATGACCATTTGCAAGTCAACTGCATTTCAGCAATCCCATCATTTTAGAGCTCTTCCGTTCAAGTCATCCCAAGTCGCTTCAACGTACGTATAGAGATACTATAAGAGAGTTCATGCAAGGTATTACGATCTTTCATTtaacattataaaatattttgatcataTATCTATAGATGCTTATGAATATAgacttatatataaacatattgaTTAATGTACAAATAAATCGAACTATAGCTAGAACATCTTATAACATGGAACATATGGAGTACTGCTTTCTTGCTTTCAGGGTATCTAATTTCGGAGTCGTCGGGGCCTGCATTCAAGTCAACTGTACAGAGCATTTTGGAGCATTTAAAGTCAGCCCTCCATACATGATGCGATCGTACTGTATTAGTCTACAACAAGAGATCCATGGTAGATTTGACCCTGTGTGTTGGATACATGGATCTGCActacttataaatttatcaggaaaaaaaaaactataggaGTACCAAAACAGGAATCACCTAGGACGTACTACATATAGTGATTCTATTGGCTCAGAATCACCTAAGGATTAAGGAGTTAGGACCATCTTAGAGTGATTTGCTCATTGGACTTCTGACCTGATCTATGGCACAAGCTCAGGAATTTCAGCTCAAGATAAAAGGTACTACTAACCAAACCTCTTCCCTGATTTGTTAGTACGCAGTACAGGGCTTTTATATATccaaaatcaaaaatatttttgtgtttgcttagtacagaaaaaaaatgaatcattTGGGCCGAAACGATTTTCTATCCCCGGTACctaaattcctttttttttctgaatttcagAAATTGCAAACAGAAATATTTTACACGGCTAATACATGCTccatttctctcttttttacgCACGCACGCTTGCAATCTTTGGTGAACGTTTAGCGTGTTCAACATAACTAAATTGCAAACATTCccttttttaattgttatgcaAACTGAAAAACTTAATGTGTTTTAGCTTAACTATCGGAGAGATGTTAAAACCTCTTCTAAAATATGAATTACCCTACAAATTCTAGCTGCTTTTGATTGGTTCTCTTCGATTTGACTGTCAAAGCAACTGGTGCTGCCCTGTACAAATAGCAGTTCACGGCAACCTCAAATTGCGCACGTCTGCATGGATCTTGATTCGTCTGCGTTTATGAACATGTAAACTTCAGTGATTACACCACTCTAAATTGCTGCAACTAATTAAACTCTTTCTGGCAAGATTCTCCGGGACAGGAATCCAGCCATGGCGAGAGCTGCGAGGGGCAGGCTAATGTCGGCCCGAAGAagagacgcggcggcgttcgACGGTGGCTGCCGCTGCTGGTGGACATGCTGATGCTGCTCGTCGGGGAGGCAATGGCGCCTCTCCTCAGCCGAGTGTACTACAACTCCGGCGGCAAAAGCTTGTGGATGGCCACGCTCGCGCAGTCCGCCGGCGCGCCACTGCTGGCCATTCCTCTCATCCTCACGCCgcgggccgccgccggggagccCCGGCCGGCGTTGTGGAAGATGGTCGCCATCTGCGTCGGGCTCGGGGTCCTCATCGGCTGCGACAACTTCATGTACTCGTACGCGATGCTGTGCCTGCCGGTGTCCACGTTCTCGCTCGTCGCCGCGACGCAGCTCGCCTTCAACGCCGTCACGTCGCGCCTCATCAACGCGCAGCGCTTCACGGCGCTCATCCTCAACTCCGTCGTCGTGCTCACCTTCTCCGCCGCGCTTCTCGGCGTCGACTccgactcctcctcctctgacgacggcggcggcagcgtcgtCCCGCGTGGCAAGCACGCGGCCGGCGTCGTCCTCACCCTGTCGGCGTCCGCCGTCTACGCGCTCATCATGTCCCTGTTCGAGGTCACCTTCGAGAAGGTGATCAGGGCCACGACGCCGCGGTGGGTGCTGAAGATGCAAATCTTCACGAGCGCGGTCGCCACGGcggtgtcggcggcggcgctgctcgcgTCGGGGGAGTGGAGGACGAtccacggcgaggcggcggcgttcaAGAACGGGGAGGCGTCGTACGTGGCGACCGTCGTGGGGATCGCCGTGGGGTGgcaggcggcggagctgggcgccGTGAGGCTGGTCGCGAGGGTGTCGTCGCTGTTCGCGAACGTGACGGGCACGCTGGCGCTGCCGCTGGTGCCGgtgctggcggtggcggtgttCGGGGACAAGATGACGGGCACCAAGGCTGTGGCCATGCTCATGGCCGTGTGGGGGTTCCTCTCCTACGTGTACCACCACTACCTCGACGCCCGGCGTGCGACGGCGCGGCCTTGCTGCAGCGTCTGCACGGAGCGGATGGCAAATGTTTAGACGACACTTCTATTCCATGTTTAAGACTTTAGGTAATTAAGTGAATTGCCAGCTAGCTAATCTCATATTCCTtccattctatattataagacttctATTCCATgatattatctagatttatatccgtgctaatgaatctagatacatataaaacatatgcattaatacataaatgaatctaaacaaaccGAAAAAGTCTcgtaatatgaaacggagagaataGTTTAATAAGATTTTGGGTTGATGACTGGTGCATGCGATTCAATACCGATCACTAAACACAGCAAAAATATGCACACAACTCAATCCCTCGTGTCTAAATCAATCAtgtaacagaaaaaaaaccaactgaTTAGCGCATGTAATTTAATACCAAAtgctaaatataaaatcaaaacaagGCAAGTCTTTTCCCTCTCATGCCTAACTCAACCCTGTAAAAATAGAGAGAACCTAACCGCGAGACTGTCCTCTCCTCAAGGCTCAGACTTCGGTTCACAACTTGCAGCTGTTCAAGTTGAGATCAGCGTAATCTGCTGGTCCGTAAGGCACAAACCAATCCGCCAGCAAccatctcttcctcctcctctgaaCCCCAGCAATGTCTTGGCAGATCCGATCGGTGCACAGCACGCTGACTGGCCCGACGCAAGATCGACGGAACCGGTCAGGAGCATAGCGTTTCATGTACTTGTCCCATTCGGCTATGTCCTCCTCCATCTCCCTTATGCTTGGCAATCTGAAGCTTCCATGGAGGAGATGCGCCAGCCACTTGGACAGCAGCTCGGAGAGGCACAGGTTCGACCAGCTTTCAGCGTAGCCGATGATCGCTAGCTGCGGGATCCTGGGATGGATGCATTGCCTGACAAGTGACAGACACAACCAAAGAGATCATCAGCTGCaattacatgcatatattCAGATGATGATAGATGATAAACGAacaattaatatatcttaagAAATAAAGTTAATAAATAGCTTATAGCAGACAGGGTTAACCGTACAGCCGATCTCCGGCGGTAGCACGGTTGCCGTGCGGTAATGGTAAAGAACCGTGAAAAAGCATAACACATTTATATTCCACAcattgaattcaaaattttgaacggTAAGCCGAGGTAACTGCAGCTTGCTGAAGctgaaaagataaaaaatacgagagaaaaatgaaaaatatagtaaaaacTTTTCAAAATTGTGTGCatctctaaaaaaaacaatgtaacGCTGCATAAATGTATTGGCATAGCATTTTCTGTACTAGtttacatttaaataaagtacAAATCATATCCTAAACCATCTCTTGTTTTTTCAATTTCGTTGGAgcttcaaaatttaataaacttcatcattttcacaaaaaatgtTCATCAGATAACAGTAGATATTATGTAACACTTCtaggattttttaaaacatttttccagttttttctttgttttaattcaaacaaaatttattaaacGCCACTACCAGTTATCGAAACCTGTGGTTACCGTGGTAGGATAAACTCTGATAACAGGTGAGCTCAGCAATACCATTGAAAAAAGTTTGTAtcaaagaaaatgttttttttttgaagatgtGTAACGAATAACATGCATCAAATAATCCAATTAAGTAGTTGAAAAGAACAGGGGCCAAAGAACATGATGATATAAACTAACCTGAAGTGTGGAACTATGCCGGAAGGTGAGCCAGCCACAATGTCTCTGAACAGGGGCGATTTGAACATCTCCCTGATCTTCTGGTCCCCATTGAACCCTGTGGCGAAGATCACAACGTCGCTCTTGATGGTCTCCGAGGACGAGTCGCCTTCGATGATCAGGCCTTCCTTGCAGAAGCTGAATCTCTTGGCTTTCTTCAGGACGATGCTCCCTTCCTCGACCTTGTCGTAGAACTTATGCGGCAGTTTGGTAACAGAGCACGAGCACATTCCCTCCAAGAAACCCTCGTCCGGCACCATGTCGTGCTTCTCCATGGGCAGAGCCCATTTGTAGTAGCTCTCGACAAACTTGGAGAAGAACCATCTCTAGATTTTGACAGCACAAAGCAAAATAGGACCAAGATGTGTTGATATTCTGAGACTGCATATCATTAACAGTGAAAGAACAAGATGCTCTCTGGCCAAATTAAGTAGTATATATGACTCAATTACCAGTGGTGATAAGAGTGTGGCCACAAGGCTAAGGATCAAGCCATTTCCAGGCTTGTGAAGTAGGAGCTGAGAGAAGCGAGTGATGAAGAACACTGCGATCGGGACGCCCCAGGCGTACAAGTCCGGCACGATCCATCGCTTCTTCCGTAACACTATCGTGCATGGATGTGACGCCCCTGCGCAAAAACAACAAGTGTCATTAATTTTGCTCTTCacgtctagatttatatgaatattaatgtatcttatcattttatcattttagatatatataaaaagtatttaaaaaatcttataatataaaacgaagaaaATGGCTAAGAGTTGAGCACCATTGGCGTCGGCGATCTCGGCGGCGATGTCGACGGCGGACTTCTGGTAgccgacgacggtgacgagcTTGGCCTTGACGAGCTGGGTAGCGCTGGCGGCACCCATGTTGGCGTACTCCATGGAGTGGATCGCCGTGCCGGCGAATGCCTCTGGCCCTTTGTCCGGTGGGAATCTCGGCATGTTGGAGGCGCCGCTGAACCGTCCGATGCACAGCACCACGAAATCCGTGAC
This window harbors:
- the LOC102722612 gene encoding probable flavin-containing monooxygenase 1 isoform X2 — encoded protein: MEETKRVAIVGAGASGLAACKHALERGFRPVVFEADAAGAVGGVWARTIASTRLQTPRPYFEFSDFPWPPAVADLYPDHDQVAGYLRSYAERFGVLECVRFGCRVASMEYAGAGEEEVMAWEHWAGNGEAFGTGRGEWRLTVQHGDSVELHVTDFVVLCIGRFSGASNMPRFPPDKGPEAFAGTAIHSMEYANMGAASATQLVKAKLVTVVGYQKSAVDIAAEIADANGASHPCTIVLRKKRWIVPDLYAWGVPIAVFFITRFSQLLLHKPGNGLILSLVATLLSPLRWFFSKFVESYYKWALPMEKHDMVPDEGFLEGMCSCSVTKLPHKFYDKVEEGSIVLKKAKRFSFCKEGLIIEGDSSSETIKSDVVIFATGFNGDQKIREMFKSPLFRDIVAGSPSGIVPHFRQCIHPRIPQLAIIGYAESWSNLCLSELLSKWLAHLLHGSFRLPSIREMEEDIAEWDKYMKRYAPDRFRRSCVGPVSVLCTDRICQDIAGVQRRRKRWLLADWFVPYGPADYADLNLNSCKL
- the LOC102722331 gene encoding probable purine permease 11; its protein translation is MAQAQEFQLKIKDSPGQESSHGESCEGQANVGPKKRRGGVRRWLPLLVDMLMLLVGEAMAPLLSRVYYNSGGKSLWMATLAQSAGAPLLAIPLILTPRAAAGEPRPALWKMVAICVGLGVLIGCDNFMYSYAMLCLPVSTFSLVAATQLAFNAVTSRLINAQRFTALILNSVVVLTFSAALLGVDSDSSSSDDGGGSVVPRGKHAAGVVLTLSASAVYALIMSLFEVTFEKVIRATTPRWVLKMQIFTSAVATAVSAAALLASGEWRTIHGEAAAFKNGEASYVATVVGIAVGWQAAELGAVRLVARVSSLFANVTGTLALPLVPVLAVAVFGDKMTGTKAVAMLMAVWGFLSYVYHHYLDARRATARPCCSVCTERMANV
- the LOC102714765 gene encoding probable flavin-containing monooxygenase 1, translating into MERRKVGIIGAGVSGLAACKHTLDKGFNPVVFEADDTIGGVWAHTLESTRLQAPTTAFRFSDLAWPASVTEKYPGHRKVMEYLRSYASKFDLLKCIRFNSQVLGVEYLGQTEEEIMKWEHWSGNGEAFGTGKDGVWRLTVKDLKIGHVEVFQVDFLIVCIGRHSGSPNIPEFPANNGLESFKGKILHSIDYSYMDNAAEFIKGKNVTIVGSGKSAFDIAAEVAKVNGATHPCTMIYRTRHWLVHKSSIWGVDLSYFYLNRISQLLVHKPGEGFLYYVLATALSPLRWTISKVIEAYFKRSIPLQKHGMVPDYSFSFAMSSCLIAMLPERFYDKVDEGSIILKKSKRFSFSNDGIILEDGNEHIKSDIIILATGFKGDQKLRDIFTANWCKNIVAGSSDTEVPLYRECIHPRIPQLAIVGYSESLTNIYAFERMANWVAHLLAGRFKLPSIRCMEESVLEWAKYKDLYNGKYFRRSCISTINIWFNDLLCQDIGCDPKRKKGILAEWFQPYGPADYADLY
- the LOC102722612 gene encoding probable flavin-containing monooxygenase 1 isoform X1; the protein is MEETKRVAIVGAGASGLAACKHALERGFRPVVFEADAAGAVGGVWARTIASTRLQTPRPYFEFSDFPWPPAVADLYPDHDQVAGYLRSYAERFGVLECVRFGCRVASMEYAGAGEEEVMAWEHWAGNGEAFGTGRGEWRLTVQHGDSVEQLHVTDFVVLCIGRFSGASNMPRFPPDKGPEAFAGTAIHSMEYANMGAASATQLVKAKLVTVVGYQKSAVDIAAEIADANGASHPCTIVLRKKRWIVPDLYAWGVPIAVFFITRFSQLLLHKPGNGLILSLVATLLSPLRWFFSKFVESYYKWALPMEKHDMVPDEGFLEGMCSCSVTKLPHKFYDKVEEGSIVLKKAKRFSFCKEGLIIEGDSSSETIKSDVVIFATGFNGDQKIREMFKSPLFRDIVAGSPSGIVPHFRQCIHPRIPQLAIIGYAESWSNLCLSELLSKWLAHLLHGSFRLPSIREMEEDIAEWDKYMKRYAPDRFRRSCVGPVSVLCTDRICQDIAGVQRRRKRWLLADWFVPYGPADYADLNLNSCKL